Proteins from one Cryptomeria japonica chromosome 4, Sugi_1.0, whole genome shotgun sequence genomic window:
- the LOC131077353 gene encoding pentatricopeptide repeat-containing protein At3g24000, mitochondrial has translation MGMVFPPPLHSQIYSPRHKFSGTIISQTHRQGSITLPGVYNAIAENGKLGFSVNSEDYSYFHLLQVYPTMRSIQNPREAHAHIIKKGLEPGLSLSNHLLYWYIKSGELDDARQLFDKMSKRNISSWGHIIAGYAQNRCSFEALELFLLLQRHKSELDEFVITSAVQACSGLDDSEQGMQMHAHVIKSRLDCGVGIGTALLTMYLKFGNIDAARKVFDRMRNPNIVSWTAMITGYAKNQRGEEALQLFSAMRSSLLKPNHFTFASVLSVLTALGVLEEGKGVHACAIKTGFEIDVSVGSALLTMYINCGNMEDAFKMFEGMPIRNVVSWTAMIGGYAQNGCGEEALKLFSSMIRTRVKPNEFTLSCVLSACLTQAALGHGKEVHAQILRNGFDSNLIIGSALITMYSSCGLTDYAESVFERMTELNIVAWTAMLTGYVQNCRYEEALKHFVNMRQEGLKPNQVTFASVLSACASLASLAQGKQLHGSIVKTEFMSDVSVANALVTMYAKCGSIEDAHDVFNEMPYRDLISWNAIIAGYAQHGNGRKSLQLFEQLQQIGIRPDLITFVCVLSACSNVGLVDEGRYYFGSMTREHGIIPCLEHYTCMVDLLARAGLLDEAEQVIDKMPLKPDVKVWRTVLSSSRMHGDMKLTEHAAECILKLEPKNASTYVLLSNIYAATERWDSVEKITKIMKDRGAEKEPGCSWIEVQNNVHTFASSDRSHPQAENIYAKMDELSWKIQEEGYVPYTELVLNDVQEQQEDQVVCYHSERLAIAFGLINTSSEMPIRVFKNLRICGDCHTSTKFISKIVGREIIVRDTNQFHHFQSGLCSCGDYW, from the coding sequence ATGGGAATGGTGTTTCCTCCACCTCTGCACTCTCAAATCTACTCTCCACGTCATAAATTTTCAGGCACTATCATATCACAAACACACAGACAAGGCTCTATTACTCTCCCAGGTGTCTATAATGCTATTGCAGAAAATGGAAAGCTGGGGTTTTCTGTTAACAGTGAAGACTATTCATACTTTCATCTCTTGCAGGTCTACCCAACTATGAGATCCATACAAAACCCAAGAGAAGCACATGCCCACATTATCAAAAAGGGATTAGAGCCAGGTTTGTCTTTGTCTAATCACCTTCTTTATTGGTACATCAAATCTGGGGAATTAGATGATGCACGCCAACTGTTCGACAAAATGTCTAAACGGAATATCAGCTCATGGGGACACATAATTGCTGGTTATGCTCAAAATAGGTGCAGTTTCGAAGCATTGGAACTGTTTCTGTTACTGCAAAGACACAAAAGTGAACTGGATGAGTTTGTTATTACTAGTGCCGTTCAAGCATGCAGTGGTCTGGATGATTCTGAGCAGGGTATGCAAATGCATGCGCATGTTATAAAATCTAGGCTGGACTGTGGTGTTGGTATAGGAACGGCCTTGCTTACTATGTATTTGAAGTTCGGTAATATAGATGCAGCGCGCAAAGTGTTTGACAGAATGAGGAATCCAAATATTGTCTCTTGGACAGCTATGATTACAGGGTATGCCAAGAATCAACGAGGCGAAGAGGCCCTACAATTATTTTCTGCAATGCGAAGTTCACTATTGAAACCAAACCACTTCACTTTTGCAAGTGTGCTCAGCGTGCTTACTGCCCTTGGAGTTTTAGAAGAGGGGAAAGGAGTCCATGCCTGTGCCATTAAAACAGGATTTGAGATCGATGTGAGTGTAGGCAGTGCCCTCCTTACCATGTATATAAACTGTGGGAATATGGAAGATGCATTCAAAATGTTTGAGGGCATGCCTATACGAAATGTTGTCTCCTGGACTGCTATGATTGGTGGTTATGCACAGAATGGATGTGGTGAGGAGGCATTGAAACTCTTTAGCTCTATGATACGAACAAGAGTAAAACCTAATGAGTTCACCCTCTCTTGTGTGCTTAGTGCTTGCTTAACCCAAGCAGCTCTGGGACATGGTAAAGAGGTACATGCCCAAATTCTTAGAAATGGATTTGATTCAAACCTAATTATTggtagtgctctcattacaatgtACTCCAGCTGTGGTCTTACCGATTATGCAGAGTCAGTCTTTGAGAGAATGACTGAACTAAATATAGTGGCATGGACTGCTATGCTTACAGGATATGTCCAAAACTGCCGATACGAGGAAGCTCTGAAACATTTTGTTAACATGCGACAAGAAGGCTTGAAACCAAACCAAGTCACCTTTGCAAGTGTTCTCAGTGCATGTGCAAGCCTTGCGAGTTTGGCACAAGGGAAGCAACTTCATGGTTCTATTGTCAAAACTGAATTCATGTCAGATGTTTCCGTAGCAAATGCTCTTGTTACTATGTATGCCAAATGCGGAAGCATAGAGGATGCGCATGATGTTTTCAATGAAATGCCTTATCGAGATCTTATTTCATGGAATGCAataattgcaggatatgcacaacaTGGAAATGGTAGAAAATCCCTTCAACTATTTGAGCAACTGCAGCAAATAGGCATTAGGCCAGATCTTATCACCTTTGTGTGTGTGCTTTCTGCCTGTTCAAATGTTGGTCTCGTGGATGAAGGTCGCTACTACTTTGGTTCCATGACTCGAGAACATGGTATAATTCCATGTCTCGAACACTATACCTGCATGGTAGATCTTCTTGCCCGCGCAGGGCTCCTGGATGAGGCAGAGCAAGTAATTGATAAAATGCCATTAAAACCTGATGTTAAAGTGTGGCGGACCGTGCTCAGTTCCTCCAGAATGCATGGTGACATGAAGCTAACAGAGCATGCTGCTGAATGTATTCTTAAATTGGAACCAAAAAATGCTTCAACATATGTGCTCTTGTCAAATATATATGCTGCAACTGAGAGGTGGGATTCTGTGGAAAAGATTACGAAAATTATGAAAGATAGGGGCGCTGAAAAGGAACCAGGATGTAGCTGGATAGAGGTTCAGAACAATGTACATACGTTTGCTTCCAGCGATAGATCACACCCTCAAGCAGAGAATATCTATGCAAAAATGGATGAATTATCATGGAAAATACAAGAGGAAGGTTATGTTCCCTATACAGAATTGGTGTTAAATGATGTACAGGAACAGCAAGAAGATCAAGTAGTTTGCTACCACAGCGAGAGGCTGGCCATTGCATTTGGGCTTATAAACACCTCTTCTGAAATGCCTATTCGAGTTTTCAAGAATCTCCGTATTTGTGGTGATTGCCATACTTCCACCAAGTTCATATCAAAGATTGTTGGTCGAGAAATTATTGTGAGGGACACGAATCAATTCCATCATTTTCAGAGTGGGTTATGCTCATGTGGAGATTATTGGTGA